The Synchiropus splendidus isolate RoL2022-P1 chromosome 8, RoL_Sspl_1.0, whole genome shotgun sequence genome has a window encoding:
- the LOC128763848 gene encoding P2X purinoceptor 5-like has translation MGNCGVKARLLSVLDYKTEKYIVAKNHWVGLLYRLFQLFIIGYLIGWVFISKKGYQETDEAIQSSVITKLKGVSVTNTSQSGLLVWGPEDYVIPAQGEANLFVVTNSLETHNQKLGYCAESPKVPEGRCADDRDCEPGRILMTGHGVTSGRCVRREGKAPGTCEIFAWCPVEQVFKPKRPLLINAENFTIYIKNFIQFPKFQFSKSNVLDTSDESYLKKCRYDEALHPYCPIFRLGEITKRAGHNFQDMATFGGSIGIMIQWDCDLDKGYSNCHPKYHFTRLDVSPSNHTVAVGFNFRHTRYFRDAAGESYRSLFKVYGVRFNIMVHGKAGKFSIVPTVINVGSGLALMGAGAFFCDMVLLYLIKNGTSYRQRKFESSRHSKHQAHEEVDGKETEEQMF, from the exons ATGGGCAACTGCGGCGTCAAGGCGCGTCTCCTGTCGGTGCTCGACTACAAGACGGAGAAGTACATCGTGGCCAAAAACCACTGGGTCGGACTGTTGTACCGGCTCTTCCAGTTGTTCATCATCGGATACCTCATTGG GTGGGTCTTCATCAGCAAGAAAGGATACCAGGAGACGGACGAGGCCATCCAGAGCTCCGTCATCACCAAGCTGAAGGGCGTCTCGGTCAccaacacctcccagtctggtTTGCTGGTCTGGGGGCCCGAGGACTACGTCATCCCCGCCCAG GGAGAAGCCAATCTGTTTGTGGTCACCAATTCCCTGGAGACTCACAACCAGAAGCTGGGATACTGTGCCGAG AGTCCCAAGGTGCCAGAGGGGCGGTGTGCAGACGACCGGGACTGTGAGCCGGGGAGGATCCTCATGACTGGACACG gAGTGACCAGCGGCCGCTGCGTGAGGCGCGAGGGGAAGGCGCCGGGCACCTGTGAAATATTCGCCTGGTGCCCAGTGGAACAGGTGTTTAAACCAAA ACGGCCCCTTCTGATCAACGCGGAGAACTTCACCATCTACATTAAGAACTTCATACAGTTCCCCAAATTCCAGTTTTCAAA GTCCAACGTCCTCGACACGTCTGATGAATCCTATCTGAAGAAATGCCGATATGACGAGGCGCTGCACCCGTACTGCCCCATCTTCCGGCTGGGCGAGATCACCAAGCGGGCGGGACACAACTTCCAGGACATGGCCACGTTT GGCGGCTCCATTGGCATCATGATTCAGTGGGACTGTGACCTTGACAAAGGTTACTCTAACTGCCACCCAAAGTACCACTTCACTCGCCTGGACGTCAGCCCCTCCAACCACACGGTGGCCGTGGGCTTCAACTTCAG acacacccGCTACTTCAGAGACGCAGCTGGGGAAAGTTACCGCTCTCTGTTCAAAGTCTATGGAGTGCGATTTAACATCATGGTGCATGGAAAG GCGGGGAAATTTAGCATCGTACCAACAGTGATCAATGTCGGGTCAGGCTTGGCTTTGATGGGCGCC GGTGCTTTCTTCTGCGACATGGTTCTTCTGTACCTCATCAAGAATGGAACATCGTATCGGCAGAGAAAGTTTGAATCATCCAG ACACTCGAAGCATCAAGCGCATGAAGAAGTGGACGGTAAAGAGACGGAGGAGCAGATGTTTTGA
- the ilvbl gene encoding 2-hydroxyacyl-CoA lyase 2, with protein MELSLVILGGSAFVTTCGLALAAYKLGLFYRLFHKTETKSPRHGGESVAEVLRAHGIKYVFTLVGGHISPILVACEKMGIRIVDTRHEATAVFAADAVARLSGTVGVAAVTAGPGLTNTVTAVKNAQMAESPLLLIGGAAGTLLQGRGALQDIDQMSLFKPLCKFCASIRTVREIVPTIRRALAVAQSGTPGPVFIEFPIDTLYPFHLVSKEFAVKNPPKGLMGQIVSWYLTNHLSNLFAGAWEIRDVSPLPVDIPLASDSQVQTCIELVSRAKKPVFVLGSQATLPPTPADDVRKALESLGLPCFLGGMSRGLLGKDSPIHIRQNRRDALKEADLVVLAGTVCDFRMSYGRVLSRRSKIIAVNRDQSQLMKNSDMFWKPTVAIQGDAGSFLVRLAEGLKGHGCPAEWLQALKAGDVTKEKTNRSKADEKTEHHLNPLKVLHLVDELMSDDSIIVADGGDFVGSAAYIMRPRGPLRWLDPGAFGTLGVGGGFALGAKLCRPESEVWIVYGDGSLGYSVAEFDTFTRHKTPVIAVVGNDACWSQISREQVPILGSNVACGLAFTDYHTVADGYGGKGYRVGREDEERLSDIIQQAQKESREGKAVLLNVLIGKTNFREGSISV; from the exons ATGGAACTTTCCCTTGTCATTTTGGGAGGGTCAGCCTTCGTGACGACCTGTGGACTAGCGCTTGCTGCCTACAAACTTGGGCTGTTTTACCGGTTGTTTCACAAG ACAGAGACAAAGAGTCCACGTCATGGAGGTGAAAGTGTGGCCGAGGTCCTCCGTGCCCACGGAATCAAGTATGTCTTCACCCTGGTCGGTGGACACATCTCACCCATTCTGGTGGCTTGTGAGAAGATGGGCATTCGGATTGTGGACACTAGACATGAAGCTACTGCTGTCTTCGCTGCAGACGCAGTGGCCCGCCTCTCAG GTACCGTGGGCGTGGCAGCTGTGACTGCAGGTCCAGGCCTCACCAATACAGTGACGGCGGTGAAGAACGCTCAGATGGCCGAATCCCCGCTGTTGCTCATTGGTGGCGCTGCTGGCACACTTCTGCAG ggcAGAGGAGCGCTACAAGACATCGACCAGATGTCTCTGTTCAAACCACTGTGCAAGTTCTGTGCCTCCATCAGGACCGTCAGGGAAATCGTGCCTACTATACGGAGAGCTCTGGCCGTCGCCCAGTCTGGAACTCCCGGTCCTGTGTTTATAGAGTTCCCCATCGACACCCTTTACCCCTTCCACCTGGTGTCTAAAGAGTTTGCCGTCAAAAACCCACCCAAAGGCCTGATGGGGCAGATAGTGTCATG GTACCTCACCAACCACCTTAGTAACCTTTTCGCCGGAGCGTGGGAGATACGAGACGTTTCCCCACTTCCTGTTGACATCCCACTGGCctcagactctcag GTGCAGACATGTATAGAGCTGGTGAGTCGAGCCAAAAAGCCTGTCTTTGTACTGGGAAGCCAAGCAACTCTACCTCCCACGCCAGCAGACGATGTGCG AAAAGCTCTGGAGAGTCTGGGCCTCCCCTGCTTCCTAGGAGGGATGTCACGTGGCCTGCTGGGTAAAGACAGCCCCATCCACATCAGGCAGAACCGACGTGATGCTTTGAAGGAGGCGGACCTGGTGGTCCTGGCTG GCACCGTGTGTGACTTCCGAATGAGCTACGGTCGAGTTCTGAGCCGGCGCAGCAAGATCATCGCCGTCAACAGAGACCAGTCGCAGCTGATGAAGAATTCCGACATGTTCTGGAAACCCACTGTTGCCATCCAAG GAGACGCCGGGTCGTTTTTAGTCCGGCTCGCTGAAGGCCTGAAGGGCCATGGTTGTCCTGCAGAGTGGCTGCAGGCCCTTAAAGCAGGAGACGTGaccaaagagaaaacaaacag ATCAAAGGCTGATGAGAAGACGGAGCATCACCTGAACCCCCTGAAGGTTCTCCACCTGGTGGACGAGCTCATGTCAGATGACAGTATCATCGTTGCTGATGGCGGTGATTTTGTGGGAAGTGCTGCCTACATCATGAGACCCAGAGGACCGTTGCGCTGGCTGGATCCAG GGGCATTTGGGACCCTGGGAGTCGGAGGAGGCTTCGCTCTCGGGGCCAAACTGTGTCGACCTGAATCCGAG GTTTGGATCGTCTATGGGGACGGATCGTTGGGATACAGCGTTGCCGAGTTTGATACCTTCACGAGACACAAG ACACCAGTGATAGCGGTGGTGGGGAATGACGCCTGTTGGAGTCAGATTTCCAGAGAGCAGGTTCCCATCCTGGGCAGCAACGTGGCGTGTGGCCTTGCTTTCACCG ATTATCACACTGTGGCCGACGGTTACGGTGGGAAGGGCTACCGTGTCGGGCGTGAAGATGAGGAGAGACTGTCGGACATCATCCAGCAGGCCCAGAAAGAGAGCCGCGAGGGCAAGGCAGTCCTTCTCAATGTTCTGATCGGGAAGACCAACTTCAGAGAAGGCTCCATTTCCGTCTAG
- the fam118b gene encoding protein FAM118B: MASAVAMKTEKRPASDSLDADSNAKKPRKLLPSLKTKRAPELVLVIGTGVSSAVAPQVPALRSWKGLIQALLDAANDFDLLEEEESRRFQKHMQEDKNLVHVAHDLIQKLSPRTGNVRSTFFKDCLYEVFDDLESKMENAGKHLLRSVLQLMESGALVLTTNFDNLLEIYAAHQGTKLESLDLTDEKKVLEWAQEKRRLSVLHIHGVYTNPCGIVLHPAGYQNVLRNTEVMREIQKLYETKSFVFLGCGRTVDDTTFQALFLEAVKHKSDLEHFMLVRREDVGEFKKLRDNMLDKGIKVISYGDEYADLPEYFERLANEICNRDVSTNGWGSPQNGEEDQNGCNTQKSLLQG, encoded by the exons ATGGCCTCTGCGGTGGCGATGAAGACCGAGAAGCGGCCGGCATCCGATTCTCTGGATGCGGATTCCAACGCCAAGAAACCCAG GAAGCTCCTGCCCAGCCTCAAGACCAAGCGCGCCCCTGAGCTGGTGCTGGTGATCGGCACCGGGGTCAGCTCGGCTGTGGCCCCTCAGGTCCCGGCTCTACGCTCCTGGAAAGGTCTCATTCAGGCCTTGCTGGATGCTGCCAATGACTTTGACCTTttagaagaggaggagagtcgTCGCTTCCAGAAGCACATGCAGGAGGATAAGAATTTGGTACATGTGGCCCATGACCTCATTCAGAAGCTTTCTCCG AGGACGGGCAACGTGCGCTCCACCTTCTTCAAAGACTGCCTGTATGAGGTGTTTGACGATTTGGAGAGCAAGATGGAGAACGCCGGGAAGCATCTGCTGCGCTCGGTGCTGCAGCTGATGGAGAGCGGCGCCCTGGTCCTCACCACCAACTTCGACAACTTGCTGGAGATCTACGCGGCCCACCAGGGCACCAAGCTGGAGTCGCTGgacttgacagacgagaagaag gtgCTGGAGTGGGCTCAGGAGAAGCGCCGGCTGAGCGTCCTGCACATCCACGGCGTCTACACCAACCCCTGCGGCATCGTGCTGCACCCTGCTGGCTACCAGAATGTACTGCGCAACACTGAAGTGATG CGCGAGATCCAGAAGCTTTACGAGACCAAGTCCTTCGTGTTCCTGGGCTGCGGGCGCACGGTGGACGACACCACCTTCCAGGCCCTCTTTCTGGAGGCGGTGAAGCACAAGTCGGACCTGGAGCACTTCATGCTGGTGCGGCGCGAGGACGTGGGCGAGTTCAAGAAGCTGCGCGACAACATGCTGGACAAGGGCATCAAGGTCATCTCTTATGGCGACGAGTACGCGGACCTGCCCGAGTACTTCGAGAGACTGGCCAACGAGATCTGCAACCGGGACGTCTCCACCAACGGCTGGG GCTCCCCTCAGAATGGAGAGGAAGATCAGAACGGCTGCAACACGCAGAAGAGCCTGCTCCAAGGTTAA